TGAAGTAGAACTAAAATCGGCTGTTGGCCCCTATTCGTGGATCTTTCTCAACATCCACGTTCAAGTGCCGCAAGGTAAGCAGAATGAAACAAGAGCCCCCAGTTCTTAGGTGATATGTCGGAAAAGCTCCTTTGTTATCGTAGGACCAGGTACCCTTGAAACGAAGATGATTCCAAATGCTAAAGGAAAATCGAACTTTGATACCGTGTCTGGGGGCTCCCAAGGGGTATAAGGACCGTTGAATCATTCGCGTGTGTTGAGATCTGTCTGAGCAACAGAAATTCTTGGAGGTTGATCAATGTGAAGCAATCAACAGTGTGCTTCTGGTGGTCATTCCATTGCATTCCGTTTTACTCtgtttttccttctttaacTCACAATGACATCTTTGCCTGGATCAAATCGGGCCATGCTAGTGGCTCTATGGCTTATGTTTGCTCTTTTAATCGGATTTTCTGACGGTCATGCGAGGTCCATCCGACGCCATGGAGGATTGAGGAACCCATCTCGTCCCATTAAAGCAGTTTCGCTCTGTGGAATAGGTTGCCCCTCGTGCCCCGCCGGTTCAAAGACAGCACCAAAGGTTTCGAGACCTAAAAACGGGATAAAAAGTGGATCGTTACCCAAGCGGGTGCTAGCCAGACCAGAGGATGAGGATTTCGGTGGGGATGTTGATGCGTTCTTGGTGAGCCAATATATGAGAGCGGATTGGGTGCCTTCGTCTCAACAGAGCCTGTCATCAGGTCTGTTCAGGGAATTGGGAAATGTGAAGTTCAACTTGGCAGTGCAGGATCTACATGGATGTACCTCAGTGGTAGTAGTTTCCGAAAAGGGTGTATGGATGTCGCATATGTGGGAGAATCCTGCATTCGGTACGGAAGGCCCGTCTGGCGAGTTGTGGCCCAGTGCCGAGAACACGTTCATAGCCGATGTCCTCAATGCAATGGAACATGGCAATCAAGAGATGCCAGGCCTGACGCAATTCACCGGAAATGGCGGTGCCTTCATCGCCGCCTACAAGCCTTTTGCCTACATCTTTTATCCGACGGGGACTCAGAACCTTAACTATGACCGTGCATATAAAGCTAGGATCGATCGGATCAGAGAGAAACTCCAACGGCTCATTCCACTGAAAGCACCACCCCTCCTATATCAATATGATCGCACTAGAGGAAGTATGATGGATGCAAGGGGAAAGGTTCTCTTTCAGTACGAGCCTAATGAAAGAGTTATGCAGACCAACGATGGCCCCCTGCAACAGGCACTGAATCGCTTATGGCTAGCCAATCGACCTACGTATGTTCATCAGAGATACTGGCCTGCTTGGCCCCGGCAGATGGTCGCCGGTAATGCCAATCAGAAAAGGGATACCGCGTCTAGTACACCGAGCTCAACACCAAACTCGACGCTTGATGATCCGGAGACCACACTTACCCGCCAGATCATCCCAACATTGTCCACTATAAGTCTCGATGACAGTATTGAGTCTTCTCCTGCAACTCTTGACGAGACACTGATTGTGTCACCAACATCTGAGGCCGAACCGGACATTAACATCGATATCTAGTCCACTCCAGAGCACAATACCTTGATCGGTAATGAGTTCGGAATCCAGCCCGACATCTGTTAGACAAATTTCAGCATCATTCCATTGCCTAGCTAAAAGGCGACCCATACTATAGGTACAGCGGTAAGCGATAAGGTAGCGAGACCGTTAGTACAATAAAAAGTCTCAAAAACTAGCATTTGGCCTACCACGACGAGAACTGCAAAATCGCCACCATATTCCTAAACGACAGTCCTCGTAGGAATGGAAAACATCCAACAAACACGGAATCTATCTATTgtaaatatatctaataaaagTTATTTTCCCCATTACGACTACTGCAGAAGTACGATCATTTCTCAAAGTTGGACTTCAAGTCAGGAAGGCGAGGAGAGAAAGCTTTGTTATAATCTCGAATAGGATTATTACTCGTCAAGGATATAGTCGACGCTCACACACTTGTAGAGTGTTAGAGATCAGACCAAAAAGACTTCCAGCCACTCACAGATTAGTTGCACTCGCACTGGGCTTAATCTCCGTCTGAGTCCCCAGTTCCTCCTTCAGCACTTTATCCCCAACAACTAAAGGCTTGGTACCCTGCAGCACGAAAACCATCCTAGTCCACTCTGTCTCACTTGCATTTCTCCACTCATGCATTGTTCCCCTCTGCACAGCAATATCACCTTTCTTCAAGAGCTTCATCTCCTCCGAGTCCAACCACATCTCAATAGATCCCTCCAGGACGATCCCATAATCCAAGCTCTGTGTCCGATGCATTAATCCCTTGCCTCCCGATTTCAGAGGCGCAAAGTCCACGACCCGGCAGACGGTTCCACTGGGGCTAACCAGACCCAGGTTGCCAGACGCTATCAAGGACTCGTGGGCGGCTATATCGGCGTCACCGCTTAGTTCGGCAGGGAACTGGGAGGTTGTGAAGGGGACATTGAAGCGGAGGCTACCGTTGTCGTATTCTCTGAATGTACTTTCCGTTTCACTGTGGATTATCGCGGTACCGTTGGCGTCGTGGGTTGTGATGTATCGGGTGAAGTTGGGGAGGGTTGGGGTGTTGTGGGGGTTatgggatgatgaggacatTGCGGTAGTATTCCTTGTGGCTTTCGAAGACGTTCCTTCTTGTTCAGATTGTTTTTCCGTTGTGTTTTGGATGCCCTTTTTATGTAATGCGGGCTGTTCAGTGGTagtggaagaagatgaggtgtAGCAAGACCTGAGCCACAGCTGGGTTTGAACGCCGAGGGGTTCGGGAGTCACTGGATTTTGAGAGCTACCAGACTAATCTAGGTTCATGTACCGATATTTTACTGTTTTGTGTAGCTTTTTCTCGAACTCGGCCAATCAATGTTGTGGAGCTGCAGGGTGAAGTGGCTTGCATGATGTGACGTGGTGAGGGGTTGAGCTCCCGCGGATCATTGAATATGTACATCTCTGGATCAAAAAGAGCCGACGATTTTCATGAACTCATGGAATGGCTCGAACCGTTTCATTTCTGCGTGCAAAATACTGAATATCTGGTATGAAAAAGGCTCATACTGCTTGGTGCCCTTTCACTGTTCTAGCCGTAGTGCCATATATGTCAAATAAATAGTAACATTTATGAAGATCCAGTGCAAGGACACCCGTAACGGTTTACTCCAGAGCCTGGGGTTATGAGAATATTCTCTTAGCGAAAAGGCCCGATGTTCTTCACTATTCTACCTCATCCCTAGATCGTGAGGCAAGTGGCTCCAAAATTCAGAAATGGAGTTGGAACCGGGGTTGATACCTTTTTACTACACATACTGTTTCAGATGAAGGTGCTCACGACTATTTCTGTAACCTCCGTGATCGGAGAACTCCTATCATCTTTGTCTCGTTTAGAAAAGGCCATATAGGTCACTTGCTGTGACGATAGTTTCCCATGGTGACACCAAATGGAATTGCTAAGCAGATTGTTGGGGGATCCATGGTTGTGAGACTATTTACTCAAAGGTTGTATTGTTTCAGCTTGTGCCCAAACCGATCAAGTTTCTAAGTTTGGCTAGCCAACCCTTCCAGGAGCAATTAAGAATAAAACTACAAGTACGACATATTTGCATTGGATTCCCCATCAGAAATCATAGCACCCTAGCTGTGCGGCACATGAATTCTTTGATCCACTCGTTGAACCCATTAGCATTAGTATTATCCATCATCCCATATGAGCCCAGACCCTTGCGCAGCATGTAGCTGGACCACTGAAAGCCAAAAGCATTGTGGCTACAACAGCTATTTCAAGCTCTTCTTTGAAGCAGGAGATCGAGGCGTCTGGTCCTTGGGCTCAAAGCTGATTCTCAAAGACCGAGGTTCTAGCTTTCCGACCGCTGAAGTACCAAATACTCAATTTGTGAAGGAAAACACATCCATTCCTGTTCTCACTGTCATTGATCTTGGGACGAAGGTGGCCACACTCTTACCCTTATGAAACGAATTCCTGGCGAGCCCTTAAGCAAAGCCTGGTCAAAGCTTTCTACACATGAAAAGGAGGGAATAGCAAAACAGACCGCGGAGTATCTGCTACAACTTCGCAATCTCCAGTCCGACAAGACCCAATCTCTTACTGGCGGTCCAGTGTATTTAGatttcctatttaggaaCAAAGATTCCCATCTGTCCCATGGTCCTATTACAACCCATGACGAGCTTTGGGCTCACATGGAGCGTGGATTGAATGAAGCCATATCTGAGGCTGTGCGCATACGACTTCGGCAACGTATGCCACCTGCGGCACCTTATACCTTTACGCACGGTGACCTCACTAATGTTAATATCATGGTTGAAAATGGATGTCTTACTGGGATTATTGATTGGGAGACATCCGGATAATTTCCAGCATGGTGGGAGTATGTTTGTCCGTCAGTTGGTGACAGTGAGGAGGACAGGGAGTGGAAGGTTTTGTTACGACAATATATGCCCGATCATAATACCGCACGGGAATTTTGGCtggattattattatctctgTAGGGATCCAGACCATGAAAGAGCGAAGAATTTCAAAGAAACTGAATGGGACGAGCTATAGAGAGGACGTGGCATCTTGTTTGCCCGGTACGATCAGGGGGTTCTAGAAATCTTGATGAACATCTCTTATTAACGGCGGCATTAACATCCTTTGTAAACTTTTGAAATTCCTTCGAAGATAATGCAACTATAGTGCTTTTGTAGACTTGTATGATGGCCTTGTAACTCTAACTGAGTTGTCGAAAGCTCTGGGAAGGTGTTAAAGCCCTTTGAACACAAGAATGACTAGATGGCttgaatatcatcaacaGTAGAGTAGATTCCCTTCTTCGATATTTACATTCTATTATACACAGAATCCTCCATTTTTTCCAATAAATCACAGTCACTCGACGGATACTAGACATGAAGGTATGACTTTAGGGACAATCATGAGGACAAAAAATAAGTCGACTATACATAATACACACAACATGGAGCTTCATATGGCTACGGTTTAGACTTCACCCTACCCTGGCATCACTATGATTGCTTCTTCTGCTGACTTGAAGATGGATTAGACCTGTCCGATTTGAACCCTCTGGTAATaattgcttttttcttctcagccgGTTTAAGAATCTAAGTAAAACCATTCAGCCGCGTTCATTCAATATCTCAAACATGGATACCACATACCtgaaaagagcaaagcaGGCTCTCATCAACACTCATCATAGCGCCGGCGTTGTCAAATTCACCACAGTAATTCGGTGCGCTGAACAACGTGACAAGCTTTCGTTTGGCGAAGAACTCATACCCATCTTCCACACACTGATGCGCACGACAGATCAAGTCTATATCGTGTTTCTGCACAAAACGGTGCACAACGTCAGGGCCGAATGTGAAGGAGACACCACGGTCATTCTCGCCCCAGCCAGTTATTTCCTTCTCCGGATCCGCCCAGAGGAGATCACACAATAGACCGCAGTCAGGTATCTATTCTAATTAATGTAAAGGTTCAAAACGTATttgagaaggaatggacTTACATCTGTGGGACGCATTATGCGACGGATCTGCTCCATGGAATTTAAATCTGGACTAAGTCCTCCATGCATACAAAAGATCTTGTCCTCCACAATAGCCGCAATTGGCAAACAGTTAAAGCAATCAATAAACGTCTTCCAGAGCTTGACATTATATCTCCTCTTGCATTCGTCGTAAAACCCATAGATTCGGTTTATCGAGGCACATTCGTGATTTCCTCGCAGGATAAAGAAGTTCTCGGGGTATTTGATCTTATAAGCTAGCAGGAGGCAAATGCATTCGACCGACTGCTTTCCGCGGTCAACATAGTCGCCAAGGAACAGGTAATTGGCATCAGGTGGATAGCCGCCGTATTCGAACAGGCGAAGGAGATCGTAGTACTGGCCGTGGACATCACCGCAAATCTATTTACTACGGGTTAGTGATGGGCTGGTACACTTCTCCGCGAGATAGGTCAAGGGAGATAGATGGTCATGAAGGCATACCTGAATGGGTGCCTCGAGCTCTAGTAATATGGGTTGGGATATGAAAACCTCACGCGCTTTATGACAGAGATATTGGATCTCCGAGTCCTGCAGTCGAACGTGTTTACCTGGTCGGCTACCCCTGACTTCGAGCAATCTATTAATGATAGAGTCCAGATCtacctcctccttctcagaCATGATGTGTAACTGCCAgggatatagattaattttatttgtCCTAAGCTACTGAGAACCAGTGCGTGCTTGTGCTATGGTTGGTGGTATACCTGTTCGATGAATATGGGAACGTCCTTATATAGCCTACATGGCGGTGAACGGTGCTGCCTGAGTGTCCTAGTGAAGGCTTACGGAGTTGAGATTTGCCTCCCGATTTTGAGTGTCGGAATTCCGAGAAGGATGTCGGACTTGACACCATCGTCTCCACAAAGATCCATAGTTCGCCTCACGCATTACGACGACAAGTACATACAATCTAATCTAAGAAGGCTCCATATGTACGTCTCATTCCCGGGTCAACTGCAGGGCTACATCTTTTGAGCAACTCCATAGAGTATGACACCATAATCTTCTTGCTGACCACGAGTTCTATAAGTGGGGGAACTTCGCGAGGATGGGTATTCGCGTGGCTCTTCACGCTGCAGGAGATAGTCTGGTGGTGCGGATTGGAACATTGTGTAGAATGGCGATGTGGGCTCCTCCTTTGCCGGGAAAAGGCTAGGGGGCTTTCGTCTTGTGTGGTCCGCTGGTTTGTGTGACATTTTGTTGGAAATCAGGGCGGTATTCTGTGGAAGGCAAGAACTGTTGGGTATGATATATCTGTAGAGTATCTCTTGGGTTCACTTTGCTGGGAGGGACGGGTGTCAGATAGGTTGTGATGCTGTAGGTGCCTAGTAGGTTGCCTAGTTAATATACCCACCACGCCAAGTTGGAATAAAGGATTAGAGAGTCAATGGAAAATTATTTCAGGCAGCGGGGTAAGTTCCACGGGAATAAGAGTAGAGTGACTGCTATTAAGGATGATTGTTCCTATATATGCATAACAAAGAAACGCTCTTGTTTGTAGTAGCAATGATATTGATGGCTAACCACTGATATATGAATATATGCTCTCCTTATGTCCACTATACTTAGGAAGTCTTGCCATAGCGATCTTAGCTTTGATCCAACCTGCATGACTTATGTTTATCTCTATGCCTCTACATCTGTCCATCTACTTAACCCTAACAACAACCTTCCCAAAATGATTCCCACTTTCTAAAAACCTGAACGCCTCGTTGGCCTCTTCAAATGAGAACACCTTATTAACTACGGGCTGGATCTGATGTTTCTCATAGAACTTCACCGCTTCCTCGAACCGATCCTTGGGTCCGTTGATGATCCCTTTCAGGGTAACATTCCTCCGCAGTGCCAGCAAGTTCACGTTGGTCCGGTCATCTGGCGCGTCCATCTTCCCGGAGACGTATCCGATGCAGTTGATCAACCCACCAAAGGCGATGGAGTCAAAGCTCTTCTTCAGGGTCTGGGCGCCACCGACCTCTAGGATGATGTCTGCACCGTGGTTGTTGGTGAGGCGCattacttcttcttcccagttGGGGTGGGTGCGGTAGTTGATTGTGTAGTCGGCGCCGAGTTCCTTGGCTTGGGCGAGCTTGGAgtcggaagaagaggtgATAATTACTGGACGTATGTTAGCTAGAGATCTTGCTTCCACCGAAGgcaatataaaataaaataaaagaggaATCATAGGTCAGTCAGTAACGCACCCTTAGCACCAGACGCCTTTCCGATCTGCAGCCCGGCAATGGCGACACCGCCCGTTCCCTGCAGCAGGATATATTCTCCGTGTCCTCCGTTCTGTCCCATAGGTCGCATGCCGTTGATCGACATCCATGCCGTCACGACTGCAATAGGAAGCGTGGCGGCCTGCTCATCGCTCATGTAGCTCGGCGCTTTGACCAGCGCATGTTCCGGGAAAACGCGGTACTCGGCCAAGACACCATCGAGGGGCAGACCCATCCCCCGCGACAGTTCCTTTTCCGTCACTTGGCCAGTCTGATGATCGGGGAGGAAGGTAGAGAGAACGCGATCGCCGACTTTCCAAGCGCTGACACCATCGCCGACCTGCGTGATGACGCCGCACATGTCGGAGCATGGCACTATGCGGTCTTCTTGTCCGACGGACTTGTGATGGGTGTACTCGCCATTAGTTACTGAATCACAGCGTTAGCTCTGATTTTTGAaccatggagaaggatgcgCTAACTGTACCCTCGATGTCGCGGTAATTCAGCGACACGGCGTGGATCTCGACGAGGACTTCGCCCTTGCCCGGAGCGGGCTTCGGGGCTTCGGTGAGTTTTAACGACTCTACTCCCTTCAAGGGAGTCGTCCACTGCTTAATTGAGGCCATCGTAAGTTTCTTTGGCTGTAAAAGTCTTTCACCCTCACGTTAAATGACAAAGTGAAGGACAATTTCGACTTCAATTtgggaagagaagcttggagAATTCTCTTTGGAGAAATTCCTTGGAGACGATTAATAATGTCTCGACGTCACGGTGGGGAGTGCCCCACTGCGAAGAATGCCGAGACCCATCGCGACCTTCCCAGCGTATGGCATGGCattttggagaagaggagaatatGGTTGGTTGGATGGTGAAGATCGACAAGATCATGTGCGGTGTTTATATCAGGAGGCAAAGGGCGATCATATCGTATCGGTCGATCTCTCCGGGCCAATGTATGAAACGAATGCGTCGCGCATGTTTAGGAAATACAAAGTGCTATGTAGATCTCCGTTAGCTGCATTCCTTATTGGCACTCAATGTCATGCGATACAGAGATGGAGATGTAACATACCAATTTACGTCAGTTG
This DNA window, taken from Aspergillus flavus chromosome 5, complete sequence, encodes the following:
- a CDS encoding cupin domain protein, with the translated sequence MSSSSHNPHNTPTLPNFTRYITTHDANGTAIIHSETESTFREYDNGSLRFNVPFTTSQFPAELSGDADIAAHESLIASGNLGLVSPSGTVCRVVDFAPLKSGGKGLMHRTQSLDYGIVLEGSIEMWLDSEEMKLLKKGDIAVQRGTMHEWRNASETEWTRMVFVLQGTKPLVVGDKVLKEELGTQTEIKPSASATNL
- a CDS encoding kinase-like domain-containing protein, giving the protein MKRIPGEPLSKAWSKLSTHEKEGIAKQTAEYLLQLRNLQSDKTQSLTGGPVYLDFLFRNKDSHLSHGPITTHDELWAHMERGLNEAISEAVRIRLRQRMPPAAPYTFTHGDLTNVNIMVENGCLTGIIDWETSG
- a CDS encoding putative serine/threonine protein phosphatase PP1 (unnamed protein product), encoding MSEKEEVDLDSIINRLLEVRGSRPGKHVRLQDSEIQYLCHKAREVFISQPILLELEAPIQICGDVHGQYYDLLRLFEYGGYPPDANYLFLGDYVDRGKQSVECICLLLAYKIKYPENFFILRGNHECASINRIYGFYDECKRRYNVKLWKTFIDCFNCLPIAAIVEDKIFCMHGGLSPDLNSMEQIRRIMRPTDIPDCGLLCDLLWADPEKEITGWGENDRGVSFTFGPDVVHRFVQKHDIDLICRAHQCVEDGYEFFAKRKLVTLFSAPNYCGEFDNAGAMMSVDESLLCSFQILKPAEKKKAIITRGFKSDRSNPSSSQQKKQS
- a CDS encoding putative alcohol dehydrogenase; protein product: MASIKQWTTPLKGVESLKLTEAPKPAPGKGEVLVEIHAVSLNYRDIEVTNGEYTHHKSVGQEDRIVPCSDMCGVITQVGDGVSAWKVGDRVLSTFLPDHQTGQVTEKELSRGMGLPLDGVLAEYRVFPEHALVKAPSYMSDEQAATLPIAVVTAWMSINGMRPMGQNGGHGEYILLQGTGGVAIAGLQIGKASGAKVIITSSSDSKLAQAKELGADYTINYRTHPNWEEEVMRLTNNHGADIILEVGGAQTLKKSFDSIAFGGLINCIGYVSGKMDAPDDRTNVNLLALRRNVTLKGIINGPKDRFEEAVKFYEKHQIQPVVNKVFSFEEANEAFRFLESGNHFGKVVVRVK